In Elusimicrobiota bacterium, the sequence GCGCTTTCGGCCTGCGGCTGCGTTGCTCGTCGCTCAGATAGCTCAAGCTATCCTCGCTCCTCGCGCCTTGCCTCGGCTCGAAATCGCCCGGCCAAAACGCACGCTATTACTCGGACGGACTCCTAGGCGCGACTGTGTCCGAAGGCTTGAAGGACGTCGAGGATCTCGCCCGAGCTCTTCGCCCGGGTGAGGTTGCGGCGGAAGGTCTCGTCGGAGGCGAGCGCGGCGATGCGGGAGAGCAGGCGCAGGTGCACGCCGGGTTCCTTGAGGGAGGTCAGCAGGAGGAAGACGAGACGCACCGGCTTGTGGTCGGGAGCTCCGAAATCGAGGCCGTGGGTCGAGCGGCCGATCGCCAGCGCCGGTCGTTCGAGCCTGGGGAGGCGGCCGTGGAACACCGCGACGCCCCCGCCGAGCGCGGAGTTGAAGGTCTGCTCGCGGCGCCAGACGATCTCCCAGGCCTCGGCGGCGGGGATGTCGGGACGGGCCGCGGAGAGCGCCCCCATCATCCGCCGGAGGATCTCCTCCTTGCCGGCCGCGGGCAGGTCCGCGTCGATCGCCTGCGGCGCCGCGACGTCGGAGAGGACCACCGACGCCTGCGGCGGCTCGAACTCGTCGCGGATCTCCCCGACGAGCTCCTCGACGACGTCCTCGAGGGTGAGGAGACCGGAGACCTTCCCGTCCTTGCCGCGCACGAGGCCGAGATGGCCGCGCTTCTGGCGGAACTCGATGAGCGCGCGCTCCAGCGGAGCGCTCTCCGCGAGGAAGAAAGCCGGGCGGGCGAGGCGCGCGAGGTCCGGCGCCGCGCCGCCCTCGGTGAACCAGACTTCCTTGAGGTGCACGATCCCGCGGACGTCCTCGAGGCCCGCGCCGCAGAGCGGGTAGCGCGAGAACTTCTTATCCCGGATGACCTGGAGGTTCTCCTCCCAGGTGCGGGAGAGCGAGAGGAACGCGATGTGCGGCGCCTTGCGCATGACGTCGCAGACGCGCGTGTACCCGAAGTCGAAGAGGTTCTCGAAGAGCAGGAGGCGGGAGAGGGGCATCGAGCCGCTCTCCTGGGACTGCGCGAGCATGATCTTGAGCTCCTCGTCGGAGTGGGCGGTCTCGGAAGGATCCGCGCTCCGCTGCCCCGTCAGCCGCAGGACGAGCCCGGCCATGGCGTTGAGCAGCGCCATCGGGACGTAGAAGAGCTTGTGGCAGAAGTGGAGCGGCGCCGCGGTCCATTGCGCCCACTGCGCCGGACGGCGGATGGCGACGAGCTTCGGGACGTTCTCCCCCAGCACGACGTGCAGGAGCGTGATCACGAAGAAGGCGGCCCCGAAGGAGATGGAGACGCTGGCCGCGCGAAGCCAGGCCGAGGGGAGCCCGCGGAACAGGGGCTCGAGGAGCCGCGCCACCGCCGGTTCGCCGACCCAGCCGATGCCGAGGCTGGCCATCGTGATGCCGAGCTGGATCGTCGCCAGGTAGGCGTCGATGTGCGCGAAGATGTGTTCGACGAGGGTGCCGGTGAGCCCCCCTTTGCGGGAGAGCTCCTGCACGCGGCTGGGCCGGATCTTGATGAAGGCGAACTCGGCGAGGACGAAGAACGCGTTGAGGAGGAGGAGGACGCCTGTGACGCCGAGTTCCAGCCAGGCCATCAGGAGCCGCGCGGCCGCATCAGAACCGCAGACCCAGCCCCACGTCCGCGCCGTGCTGCCCGTGTGCGTTCGTGTACGCCGCCTGCGCGTAGATGAACTTCCAGGGCCGCACGGTGACGCCCGCGGTGACGCGGCCCTCGAAGGTGACGACCGCCTCGCCGGCGAGGCTCGGGTCGAGGGCGGAGGAGCGCACCACCACGCGGGTGCGGTCGAAGCCGACCCCGATGTACGGGGTGGCGTAGGGCGCGTTCACGGAGGCGACCAGGTTCGCGCTCGCGTGGCTCGCGGAGAAGTCCGTGTGCGTGACGGAATGGGCGAGGGCGGAGATGAGCAGGTTCGGGTCCCAGGGCTTGTCGTTGCCCTTCGTGATGCCCCAGCGCAGGCCGCCGCCGGCGATGGTGAGGCCCTGATAGCTCACCCCGCGGATGAAGCCGTCGATGCCGAAAGGCATCCCGATCTCGCCCTGGGCCCAGGGCAGTCCGAAGAGATGCTGTCCCGCGCCGCGCAGGACCTTGTCGTCGGCCTCCGGCTTGAACTGCATGCCGCCGTGGACGCCGACGTCGAAGCCCGAGATGCCGAGCGAGCGCCCGCTGTGGAAGCTCGCCGAGCCCAGGATGCCGCCGAGGTCGCGCGTGAACGGGCGCAGCGAGCCGCGGTCGATGTACTCCTTGAAGCCGCCGAACTGGTCGCGGGCGTGCGCCGCGGTCGCCGTCAGGGCGAGAAGGACGGCGAGGGCGAAAGGTCTGATCTTATCCACAGGTTTATCCCCACTCTCCACAACGGAGTCTATCAAATCCCGTCCGCTCGCGCCCCTACCGCGCTCCGATCGCCGCCGAGACCGCGAGCTCCCGGGCCTCTCCCGCGCGGTCTCCGAGCGCCCGGGCCGCGGCCGCGAGCCCCAGATGAGAGCCCGGATAGAGCGGGTCGAGTTCGACGGCTCGCTCGAAAGCGAGCCGCGCGCGCGCGAAAGCCGGGACGTCGCCGGAGCGCGCGCAGAAGAGCTCCGCCTCTCCGAGCAGGCGCTGCGCGTCGGCATCGAGCGGTCGCAGGCGCGCGCCCTCCTCCGCCGTCTCGCGGGCGCGCCCCGCGAGCTCGACGCGCGCGTGGGCGGGGACGGCGTCCGCCGCGTCGCGCAGGAGGTTCACGAGCTCGAAGCGGTAGACGGTCGCCTCCGGCCGCCGCGCGATCGCCCGCTCGAAGCGGACCGCGGCCTCGCGCGGGAGTCCGGCGCGCCGGGCGAGACGGCCCCGCCGCGCCTGCCGGTCGGCCGAAGCGGCACGCAGCGCGGCGAAGCCTCCGAAGAGGAGCGCCGCCGTGAGCAGCCCCGCCGTCATCCTGCGGCGGAAGGGACCCTCCTCCCCGGGAGCGCCCGCGCAGACTCCGGCGAAGAGGGCGGCCGGCCAGACGGTCGAGAACGAAGCGGCGGTGAACTTCGCGGCGGTCCAGACGGCGAGCGCGGCCGCGCCGGCCGCCGCCGCCTCCCCGTCCCCGGCGGCGTCGAGGAGTCGTGCGCCCAGCCGGAGCTGGAGCCAGAGGTAGGCGAGGAAGCCGAGCAGTCCCATCGTCGCCAGGATCTGCAGAAGGTCGTCGTGGGCCTGGGTCTGCCCGACGCTGGCGCTGAGCGCCCCGCTCCCGCCCCGGAGGGCCCGGTACGGGATGCCGAACGCGTCCGGCCCCGTCCCCAGGACGGGACTCTCCATGAAGGCGCGTCCGGCGATGCTCCAGGCCTCCGTCCGCCAGCGGTCCTCGGCGCGCACGCCCGGACGGAGGACGGAGACCGCAGCCCCTCCCGCGAGGAGGAGCGCGAGCGCCGCGAGCGCGAGCGGGCGCCTCCGGACTCCCCCCTCCCCGCGCAGCGCTCCCCAGAGCAGGGCCCCGGCGGCGGCGCCGAGCCAGGCGGAACGCGCGAGCGTCGCGGCGAGCGCGGCGAGGAGCGGCACGAGCGCCGCTCGGGCCGCGACGCGACGGCTCCCCTCCTCCCTCGCCGTCTCGAGGGCGAGGGGCAGGACCATCGCGAGATAGGCGCCGAGGAAGAGCGGGCTTCCCAACGTCGAGACCGGCCGACCTCCCGTGGGGAGGCCGTCGAGGGGCATCCAGAGCTCGAGGCCGGCGCGCTGGAGGAGCGCGTAGAGCGAGACGGGGACGGAGACCCACACGAAGCCGCGGCGCAGAGCGGGGGCGAGCCCCCCCGCGGCGATGCCGCCGCCGAGCGCGAGCGCGACGACGCCGAGGGACAGTCCCGCCAGGGAGAAGACCGGGTCCGGATAGCCGCCGAACAGACTCAGGGGCCGGTCGAGGGAGAAGGCCGCGGAGAGCCCCGCGGCCGCGAGGAGCGCCAGGGCGGGAGCGTCGAGCCGCGAGCGCGGGCTGCCCGCGTCCGGACGGCGAAGGAGGAAGAAGCAGGCCAGCGACGCGACGGCGGCGGCGGCGGCCTGGGGGACGGCGTAGCCGTCGCGGAAGAGCGGAGAACAACAGAGCGGCACGAGCGCGCAGAGGACGGGCGCCGAGCGCGGAAGCAAGGCCGGCGGATCCGGGCGCCGATCGCGGCCCGGATGCGCCGATCCCGTCACCAGGTGCCGTCCTCGCTGCCCAGGAGTTCGAGCGCCGCGTCCACGACCTCGGGATCGAAGCGCGAGCCGCGGCCGGAGGAGATCTCCTTCTTCGCGTGCTCGACGAGCTCGGCGCCGTCGAGCCCCGCCATGCGCAGCTCCTCGACCGACTCGACGAGGGCCAGCACCCGGGCCCCGCGCGGGATGGCCGTCCCCGCGAGCTTGCCGGGATAGCCGGTGCCGTCGAAGGCCTCGTGGTGGTGGCGTACGATGGGGATCGCCCCCTCGAGCATGCGGATGCCCTCGAGCATCTTCTCCGAGAAGAGCGGATGCTGCTCGTCGGCGGGGCTCGACACCCCGATGTCGGCGAGGAGACGCGGGTTGCGGAAAGCCACGTAGCCGATGTCGTGGAGGAGGCCCGCGTAGTAGACCATCCGGTAGTCGTACTCCTCGAAGCCCAGGGCCCGCGCGATCGCGCAGGCGAGCCGCGCCGAGCGGTGCGGGTGACCCAGCAGGCGCGGCCGGGCGGACTCGATGGAGGCCACGAGGAGCTCGAGCACGTGGGAGAAGAAGTTCTTCTGGTCCTGCACGATGCGCGCGTTGCTGATGGCGACCGCCGCCAGGTTCGCGAGGCTCGAGAGCAGCGTGGTGTCCTCGGGGGTGTAGAGCCCGCGGCGCTTGTTGAGCACCTCGGCGACGCCCACGAGCTCCCCGCGGAAGACCATGGGGACCGCGAGGAGCGAGCGGGTGACGAAGCCGGAGGCCTTGTCGAAGCGGCCCGCGAAGCGCGGGTCCTTGCTCGTGTCCACGACGACCTCGGGCTGGCGGTGCTGGGCGACCCAGCCCGCGATGCCCTGTCCGATGGGCAGCGTCATCTTCTTGAGCTTCGAGCCCACCTCGCCGCCGGCGACCTTGAAGTAGAGGCTCTTCTTGTCGTCGGTGACGAGCATGATGGAGCTCGCCTCGGAATCGAGCAGGCGCTCCGCGGCCAGGCCGATCTTCTCGAGGAGGTAGTCGAGGTCCAGCGTGGAGCCCAGCGAGCCCGCGATGGAGAAGAGCTCGAGGGCCGTGGAGGCGTCGCCGACCGGCGGGGCTTCGGCGGTCTCTTGCTCGCTCATTTCTTCTCCTCCTCGGTGCCGCCGAGCACCTCGCGCACCGTCGTCATCCCCATCTTCACCTTCTCGAGGCCGTCCATCATGATGTTGCGCATGCCCTCTTTCTTGACGAGCGCCGCGAGGGAGGTGGCGGAGACGTCCGTGAGGCACATCTTCCGGACCGCCTCGGTCATGACCATGAGCTCGTGGAAGCCGCAGCGGCCTTTGAAGCCGGTGCCCTTGCAGGAGTCGCAGCCGGCGCCCTTGAACAGCTTGCCGTTGGCCGGGGGCTCCACCCCGTGTTCCTTGAAGACGGCGAGCTCCTCGGGCCGGATGTCCACCTCCCCCTTGCAGTCGGGGCAGATGCGCCGGCCCAGGCGTTGGGCGAGCACCGCCTTCATGGTCGCCGCGACCATGTAGCCGGGCAGGCCCATGTCGGTGAGGCGGCTGATCGAGGACGGAGCGTCGTTGGTGTGGATGGTCGAGAAGACGAGGTGGCCGGTCATCGCGGCTTCCATCGCGATGTGGGCCGTCTCCTCGTCGCGGATCTCGCCGACCATGATGACGTCGGGGTCGAGGCGCAAAAACGAGCGCAGCGCGGCCGCGAAGTCGAACTTCTTGTTCTCGCCGAGCTTGAGGTCCGGGTTCACCGGCACCTGGACGATGCCGTCGAGGTTGTACTCGACGGGGTTCTCGGCGGTGAGGATCTTGATGTCCGGGCGGTTGATGTAGTTGAGCGCGCCGTAGAGCGTCGTGGACTTGCCCGAGCCCGTCGGACCGCAGACGAGGATGAGGCCGAAGTTCTTCTTGCCGCCGATGCCGTGGAGCATGCCCAGGAAGGTCTGCAGGGTGTCGGGCAGGAAGCCCATCTTGTTGATGTCCACCTGCACGGAGCGGCGGTCGAGGATACGCATGACCGCCGACTCGCCGTAGACCGTGGGGATGACCTCGACGCGGAACTCGACCGGGCTGCCCCCCGCGAGGATCTGGATGCGGCCCGACTGCGGGATGCGGCGCTCGGTGATGTTCATCGAGTTCGTCATGATCTTGAGCTTGGCCGCGATGGCGTTGCGGTAGGCCCAGGGGATCTCGAAGGGCCCGGCGCGCAGCATGCCGTCGACGCGGTAGCGCAGGAGGACCTTCGAGTTCTTGCCGGTGGGGTCCTCGAAGGGCTCGATGTGGATGTCCGAGGCCTTGGTCGTGATGCAGCCGAGCAGGATGGCGTTCATCCACTTCTCGACCTCGGGGGCGCTCGCGTCGACCTCGGAGATGTCGGCCTTGGGGGCGTCCTTCTGCACCTCGATGCCGGAGCCGTCCGGAGGGGCTTCCTTGTCCTTCTTCGTGACGTCGGCGATGAGCTTGCCGAGCACCTGGCCGTCCCCGCGCCCGTAGACGCCGTCGAGGGCCCCGAGGATGTCCCAGGGCATCGCGAGGTAGGCCTGGATCTCGAGCCCGGTGCGCAGGTGGATGTCCTCGACGACGAAGAAGTCCTTGGGGTCGGCCATCGCGATGAAGAGGACCGACTCCTCTTTCGCGAAGGGGATGGCGAGGTGGCGTCGGGCGACGGCCTCGGGGATGATGGAGGCGGTCTCCTTCTCGATGTCCATCTGGGTCAGGTCGACGGCCTTGACCTGCCACTCCTCGGAGAGCGCCTTGAGCAGGCGCGTCTTCTCCATGAGCTTGAGCTCGATGAGGGCCTGCTGGAAGGTGACGTTGCTCTTCGCCGCGTGCGCTTCCGCGGTCTTGATCTGCTCCTCGGGGAGGAGCTTGCGCTCGCGCAGGACCTCCTGCACGGTCTTGCGTCGGACGAGTCCCTTAACGGCCATCGGTCCTCCGTTCTCTCACCGCATCTCCAGAACGTCTCCGGCGTCCACGACCCCGGCGGCGCCGCCGGCGGGGAGCTCGAGCGCGCTGTGCGCGCCGCGCACCCAGGGAGAGACCCGCCAGGGCCTCAGCTCCCGCACGACCTGCAGCACCCGTCCCTTCGCGTCGAGAAAGACGACGTCGATGGGGAAGCGCATGAAGAACATGTGGACCTGGGAACAGGGGACGAGCCAGAGTCCTTCCCCGCGTCCCAGCGCGCTCCGCCCGAGCAGGCCGACGAGACGGCTGCGCAGGCCGTCGGCAAGCTCCACCCGGGGCGCCAGTTCGCGCGCCCGCGTGCGGTTATAAGCTACTAAATAGGTCCCCGACATTCCATGCGGGCCCCCGTCAACGTCGGGGACCCGCATGGATTAAATCAAAGCTGACGGGGAGAAGGAAGGAGTTTGAGCGCGGCGCCTAGGAGTCCGTCCGAGTAATAGCGTCCATGCCGGTCGCGCGCTGTTGGAGCGAGCCGAGGCGCATCGGAGCGAGCAGGCCTGAAGGCCTGTAAGCTCCGAGCAACGAAGGGGCAGCCCAATAGCGCGCGACCCGCCTCTCCGTCGTAGCTATCGGGGAAGGCGGGAGGCCCGATATCGGGAAATCGCCGCGTTGCTTCGCGCTCAGATAGCTCAAGCTATCCTCGCTTGTCGCGCCTTGCGCTTTCCTCAATCTCGGGCCTCCGGCACGGGCGATATTACTCGGACGGACTCCTAGCGCGTCAGGGCCGGCGCCCACCGTCGAAGTCGATGCGGTGCGGGAGCGGCCCCGCACCGTTCAAGACGGAAGGGACGGAGAACGCCGCGCGCGCCGGGGCCGCCGCAGCGGCTTCCTGCGGACAGGCGAAGACCTGCTTCACGCGCGCCTCGCCGAGCGCCGCGCCGATGTCCCGCCGGAGGGCCTCGACGCGCAGGCCGAGCGCGGTCGCCTTCAGGTGCTTCTCCGAGGAGCTCGCCACGATGCCCCAGGTGAGGCCGACGAGTCGGCCCGAGGAGTCGAGCAGCGGCCCGCCGCTGTTGCCGCCCATCGTGTCGAGGTCGGACATGAGCAGGTCGGGCTGGGAGTAGACCCGGTCGAGCCGCCTCCAGGGGATGTCTCCGGCGACGAGCCCCTGCAGATAGGGATCCTCGCGGATGGCGCCGCGGACCCGCCCGTAGGCGATGTGCTTCTTGTAGCCGGAGGAATCGAAGCCGTCGTAGCGCATCGTGAAGCTGGGGTAGCCGATGCCCCACACTTCGGCGCCCGCCGAGGGAGAGGCCGGCGCGGCCGGGATGCACGCCGCCGGCGCCGGAAGCTCGTACTTGAGCAGAGCGAAGTCGTGCATGTTCGCGTAGACGGCCTCGACGACGGTCTCGGGGAGCTCCCCGACCTTCTCCTCGCTGAAGTTGGCCTTCGCGCTCCCGAGGAGGACCACGCGGCCGTTGGCCGCGTAGACGTCCCCCTCGTCCCAGACCAGATTCTCGCAGACCGTGTCCTTCGGCTTTCGGGCTGTAGCGGCGATGCGGACGATCTTGTAATTCTCCCCCTGCTCGAGCGTCGCCCGCCCGTCCTTGAACCAGCCCTTGTCCTCGAGGCAGTGCAGGACGCAGTGCAGGTTCGTCAGGAGGTAGCCGTCGCTGGAGACCGGGGTCCCGGTGCAGATGCGGCCGTCGTTGGGGATGCTGAGGCCGATCGTCGCCCCGTAGGCGCGCTCGAAGCCGGTCGGCTTCGCCGGGAGATTCTCGGGCAGATAGATGCTGGCCTTCTGGAAGCCCGCCGACGCAGGGACGGCCGCGAGGAGGGCGAGCGCGAGGATCCTGAGCACGTGTTGAGTGTAGACGAGAAACGACCACCGCGCGGGGGTCATCGGGCCCAGGCCGGGCCGGGCCCGATGGGTCAGCGAAGGACGGCTAGTCGGCCGCGTTTACTCTTGTTTGCGTTCCCTACGCGAACGATGTACGTGCCGGATGCGACCCAATTACCACTATCGTTCTTCCCATCCCACAACCCAACAGTCAAATATGGCGTCAGTTCTCTCACGAATTGTCCGTCGATCGTATAAATCTTCACCGTGGTGCCAGAACCTTGCAATTCGGTCGGGATCTTGATCGAAGCCATCGTCGTCTCCCCAGGGCGGAAGGGGTTCGGAAAGGAGATAACATCGTCCGCCGCGGCAAACCCGGCAACCCCGGAGCTGGATGCACAAGAGGTCGTAGCTTGTCCCAACGCGAGTTTTACAGCCTTGCAGGCGTTCACGAAACCCGCGCCGTAATATTGGTCGTTGCCCGCCGTCCCAGAATCAGTCGCTCCACTTCGAATATGCGTTCGGACCTGCAAAGGCGTCAGGCCGTTGTTTGCCGACAACATGAGGGCGGCCACTCCCGCAACGATTGGAGCAGAAAAGGAAGTCCCTGTCGCTCCGTTCGTAACCTTGTTCCCGACATCCGTCGTAATTATCCCCTCCCCATTGGCCGCGACCCCATTGTTCGTCAACTCCACTCCATGAGAGGAGAAGCTCGACACCGTCCCATTCCTATCCGTAGACGCGACGGGCATGAGGTTGTTGCAGTTTCCGGGAGACTGTACATTGCTGCCATCGTTGCCTGCCGCAGCGATGAGGACGATGCCCGCCGTATTCGCATTGGTTACTGCCGTCTGCAAGACTCCGCTGCATGCGGCGACACCCCCCAAGCTCATATTGATGACAACTTTCCCGTAGCTCGCAGTGTTATGGAGATTCGTCCGTATGTAATCGATGGCGTTGACCATCGCCCAATCGTCTGTGCCGCATCCGCCGGAGGATGCATCCGAGCAATCGACAGTGCAGTCCTGTGTACGGAAAAGCCTCATAGAGACAAGCTGCGTGTTCCAGCCCACTCCCGCGACACCTAGATTATTGTTCGTCGAGGCGGCGGCGACCCCCGAGACACGTGTGGCATGATTGCATGCGGCCACAGGCGCGCCACTCGGCTCGGCGACACATGCGACATCGTCTCCAGCTATCGATTTGTCTGCGCCCGGATCACAATAGAACCCAGTCCCGATGAGCTTGGATGAAAGATCGGTGTTTCCCCCCTCTATCCCTGCGTCCAAGACCGCAATGGTGGCCTTATTCGTAGAACCGATCTCGTCATCCCATGCCGCTGGAGCATTGATTCGATCGAGGTGGAACTGTGCCCAGAAGACAGAGTCATTGGGCACTCTCAGCGCTCGATAAAACATGTTTGGTGCGACACTAATAATCCCTGGGAGAGTCTTGAACTCTTC encodes:
- a CDS encoding serine protease, which codes for MLRILALALLAAVPASAGFQKASIYLPENLPAKPTGFERAYGATIGLSIPNDGRICTGTPVSSDGYLLTNLHCVLHCLEDKGWFKDGRATLEQGENYKIVRIAATARKPKDTVCENLVWDEGDVYAANGRVVLLGSAKANFSEEKVGELPETVVEAVYANMHDFALLKYELPAPAACIPAAPASPSAGAEVWGIGYPSFTMRYDGFDSSGYKKHIAYGRVRGAIREDPYLQGLVAGDIPWRRLDRVYSQPDLLMSDLDTMGGNSGGPLLDSSGRLVGLTWGIVASSSEKHLKATALGLRVEALRRDIGAALGEARVKQVFACPQEAAAAAPARAAFSVPSVLNGAGPLPHRIDFDGGRRP
- a CDS encoding HD domain-containing phosphohydrolase, producing MSEQETAEAPPVGDASTALELFSIAGSLGSTLDLDYLLEKIGLAAERLLDSEASSIMLVTDDKKSLYFKVAGGEVGSKLKKMTLPIGQGIAGWVAQHRQPEVVVDTSKDPRFAGRFDKASGFVTRSLLAVPMVFRGELVGVAEVLNKRRGLYTPEDTTLLSSLANLAAVAISNARIVQDQKNFFSHVLELLVASIESARPRLLGHPHRSARLACAIARALGFEEYDYRMVYYAGLLHDIGYVAFRNPRLLADIGVSSPADEQHPLFSEKMLEGIRMLEGAIPIVRHHHEAFDGTGYPGKLAGTAIPRGARVLALVESVEELRMAGLDGAELVEHAKKEISSGRGSRFDPEVVDAALELLGSEDGTW
- a CDS encoding O-antigen ligase family protein; the protein is MTGSAHPGRDRRPDPPALLPRSAPVLCALVPLCCSPLFRDGYAVPQAAAAAVASLACFFLLRRPDAGSPRSRLDAPALALLAAAGLSAAFSLDRPLSLFGGYPDPVFSLAGLSLGVVALALGGGIAAGGLAPALRRGFVWVSVPVSLYALLQRAGLELWMPLDGLPTGGRPVSTLGSPLFLGAYLAMVLPLALETAREEGSRRVAARAALVPLLAALAATLARSAWLGAAAGALLWGALRGEGGVRRRPLALAALALLLAGGAAVSVLRPGVRAEDRWRTEAWSIAGRAFMESPVLGTGPDAFGIPYRALRGGSGALSASVGQTQAHDDLLQILATMGLLGFLAYLWLQLRLGARLLDAAGDGEAAAAGAAALAVWTAAKFTAASFSTVWPAALFAGVCAGAPGEEGPFRRRMTAGLLTAALLFGGFAALRAASADRQARRGRLARRAGLPREAAVRFERAIARRPEATVYRFELVNLLRDAADAVPAHARVELAGRARETAEEGARLRPLDADAQRLLGEAELFCARSGDVPAFARARLAFERAVELDPLYPGSHLGLAAAARALGDRAGEARELAVSAAIGAR
- a CDS encoding CNNM domain-containing protein, translated to MAWLELGVTGVLLLLNAFFVLAEFAFIKIRPSRVQELSRKGGLTGTLVEHIFAHIDAYLATIQLGITMASLGIGWVGEPAVARLLEPLFRGLPSAWLRAASVSISFGAAFFVITLLHVVLGENVPKLVAIRRPAQWAQWTAAPLHFCHKLFYVPMALLNAMAGLVLRLTGQRSADPSETAHSDEELKIMLAQSQESGSMPLSRLLLFENLFDFGYTRVCDVMRKAPHIAFLSLSRTWEENLQVIRDKKFSRYPLCGAGLEDVRGIVHLKEVWFTEGGAAPDLARLARPAFFLAESAPLERALIEFRQKRGHLGLVRGKDGKVSGLLTLEDVVEELVGEIRDEFEPPQASVVLSDVAAPQAIDADLPAAGKEEILRRMMGALSAARPDIPAAEAWEIVWRREQTFNSALGGGVAVFHGRLPRLERPALAIGRSTHGLDFGAPDHKPVRLVFLLLTSLKEPGVHLRLLSRIAALASDETFRRNLTRAKSSGEILDVLQAFGHSRA
- a CDS encoding DUF192 domain-containing protein, whose translation is MELADGLRSRLVGLLGRSALGRGEGLWLVPCSQVHMFFMRFPIDVVFLDAKGRVLQVVRELRPWRVSPWVRGAHSALELPAGGAAGVVDAGDVLEMR
- a CDS encoding S8 family peptidase: MNPMRNPVFRGAVLGGFLIALSVPAMALKIEKIGGAQARTLGGGSKGVEVVSGELFVQFSSTYSALQRTASLAAKGAAVIREMPSVGWTAVRIPAGWSVARALEEFKTLPGIISVAPNMFYRALRVPNDSVFWAQFHLDRINAPAAWDDEIGSTNKATIAVLDAGIEGGNTDLSSKLIGTGFYCDPGADKSIAGDDVACVAEPSGAPVAACNHATRVSGVAAASTNNNLGVAGVGWNTQLVSMRLFRTQDCTVDCSDASSGGCGTDDWAMVNAIDYIRTNLHNTASYGKVVINMSLGGVAACSGVLQTAVTNANTAGIVLIAAAGNDGSNVQSPGNCNNLMPVASTDRNGTVSSFSSHGVELTNNGVAANGEGIITTDVGNKVTNGATGTSFSAPIVAGVAALMLSANNGLTPLQVRTHIRSGATDSGTAGNDQYYGAGFVNACKAVKLALGQATTSCASSSGVAGFAAADDVISFPNPFRPGETTMASIKIPTELQGSGTTVKIYTIDGQFVRELTPYLTVGLWDGKNDSGNWVASGTYIVRVGNANKSKRGRLAVLR
- a CDS encoding ATPase, T2SS/T4P/T4SS family; the encoded protein is MAVKGLVRRKTVQEVLRERKLLPEEQIKTAEAHAAKSNVTFQQALIELKLMEKTRLLKALSEEWQVKAVDLTQMDIEKETASIIPEAVARRHLAIPFAKEESVLFIAMADPKDFFVVEDIHLRTGLEIQAYLAMPWDILGALDGVYGRGDGQVLGKLIADVTKKDKEAPPDGSGIEVQKDAPKADISEVDASAPEVEKWMNAILLGCITTKASDIHIEPFEDPTGKNSKVLLRYRVDGMLRAGPFEIPWAYRNAIAAKLKIMTNSMNITERRIPQSGRIQILAGGSPVEFRVEVIPTVYGESAVMRILDRRSVQVDINKMGFLPDTLQTFLGMLHGIGGKKNFGLILVCGPTGSGKSTTLYGALNYINRPDIKILTAENPVEYNLDGIVQVPVNPDLKLGENKKFDFAAALRSFLRLDPDVIMVGEIRDEETAHIAMEAAMTGHLVFSTIHTNDAPSSISRLTDMGLPGYMVAATMKAVLAQRLGRRICPDCKGEVDIRPEELAVFKEHGVEPPANGKLFKGAGCDSCKGTGFKGRCGFHELMVMTEAVRKMCLTDVSATSLAALVKKEGMRNIMMDGLEKVKMGMTTVREVLGGTEEEKK